A genome region from Corallococcus exiguus includes the following:
- a CDS encoding PQQ-dependent sugar dehydrogenase gives MRTPLMASLLFLMMSAPARAAVPAGFVETNYSSTSLTPATGMAWAPDGSGRLFVTLKNGVVRTVAMKDGVLETQPGTSTLVTRTFATEPSVHTNSECGLIGIAFDPNYVVNRYVYFFVTVSASEQRIVRYTDANGTGIARTEVVTRLPTTGNNHDGGGLGFGPDGKLYWAIGDLGNGSGVDADLTSLAAKMSRANLDGTPANDNPFNDGVGPNNEYIWARGLRNPFTFTFQPTTGLLWVNGVGDRYEQVFVVSRRSHAGYNDYENNQPVGNDYLTPVIKYRTNTIDSSTVTATGAVRSGGITTFTTASPHGFRKGEKLTLEGVGDASFNGEFYVASANNAPTTTTFTVAQPGLPDTTSGGGTVTTQALGGSITGGVFYDATLFPPEYRGNYFFGDYNSAQVTRATLAADNSVATVDEWGTGFSANVDMSVGPDGALYALGYTNGVVRRVTPTATGQKLVVSGLNLRLMEGGRAAFTVRLAQAPSAPVTVSVARAMGGSEDLRVLGGGTLTFSPANWSVPQVVVLEAVEDADVEPDVATFTVASEGLTTESVVATTIDNNSTRLVLSTRRLVVPEGGTATFDVSLSLRPSSNVTVTVASTQGDPDLTVASASTLSFTTSNWNTPQTVTLQASQDADNVDGTATITLAIPGLDARTLEAVEADDEPLQPTISSTPVTTAGVGIEYRYDVEAVGRPQPTYSLEGAVPQGMSIDATTGLITWTPSAAGTVDVHVRATNGVSPDAEQSFTITAEAEMGEPDAGTDAGTETPDAGTETPDAGTETPDAGTETPDAGTETPDAGTETPDAGTETPDAGTETPDAGTGTLDAGTGTPDAGTNNPLPEDDSGCGCGAAPVAPLAWLALVALATRRKRSRAS, from the coding sequence ATGCGTACCCCCCTCATGGCCTCACTGCTGTTCCTGATGATGTCCGCGCCCGCCCGGGCCGCTGTACCGGCTGGCTTCGTGGAAACGAACTATTCATCCACCAGCCTGACACCCGCCACCGGCATGGCGTGGGCGCCGGATGGTTCAGGGCGCCTGTTCGTCACGCTGAAGAACGGCGTCGTGCGGACGGTGGCCATGAAGGACGGCGTGCTGGAGACGCAGCCGGGCACCTCCACGCTGGTGACGCGCACGTTCGCCACGGAGCCCTCGGTCCACACCAACAGCGAGTGCGGACTCATCGGCATCGCGTTCGACCCGAACTACGTGGTCAACCGGTACGTCTACTTCTTCGTCACCGTCTCCGCCTCCGAGCAGCGCATCGTCCGCTACACGGACGCCAATGGCACGGGCATCGCGCGCACGGAGGTCGTCACGCGGCTGCCCACGACGGGCAACAACCACGACGGCGGAGGGCTCGGCTTCGGCCCGGACGGGAAGCTCTACTGGGCCATTGGCGATCTGGGCAACGGCTCCGGCGTGGACGCGGACCTGACGTCGCTGGCGGCCAAGATGAGCCGCGCCAACCTGGACGGCACGCCCGCCAATGACAACCCGTTCAACGACGGCGTGGGCCCCAACAACGAATACATCTGGGCGCGCGGCCTGCGAAACCCGTTCACCTTCACGTTCCAGCCCACCACCGGACTCCTGTGGGTCAACGGCGTGGGCGACCGCTATGAGCAGGTCTTCGTCGTGAGCCGGCGCAGCCACGCCGGATACAACGACTACGAGAACAACCAGCCCGTCGGGAACGACTACCTCACCCCCGTCATCAAGTACCGCACCAACACGATTGATTCGAGCACCGTCACCGCCACGGGCGCGGTGCGCAGCGGGGGCATCACCACCTTCACCACTGCCTCGCCGCACGGCTTCCGCAAGGGGGAGAAGCTCACGCTCGAAGGCGTGGGGGACGCGAGCTTCAACGGCGAGTTCTACGTCGCCAGCGCCAACAACGCGCCCACGACCACCACCTTCACCGTGGCCCAGCCGGGCCTGCCGGACACGACCAGCGGCGGGGGCACAGTAACGACGCAGGCGCTGGGCGGCTCCATCACCGGCGGCGTCTTCTACGACGCGACCCTCTTCCCGCCGGAGTACCGCGGCAACTACTTCTTCGGCGACTACAACAGCGCCCAGGTGACGCGCGCCACGCTGGCGGCGGACAACTCGGTGGCGACGGTGGACGAGTGGGGCACGGGCTTCTCCGCCAACGTGGACATGAGCGTGGGGCCGGACGGCGCGCTCTACGCGCTGGGGTACACCAACGGCGTGGTGCGCCGGGTGACGCCCACGGCCACCGGCCAGAAGCTGGTGGTGTCCGGACTCAACCTGCGCCTGATGGAGGGCGGACGCGCGGCCTTCACCGTGCGGCTGGCCCAGGCGCCCTCCGCGCCCGTGACGGTCAGCGTGGCGCGCGCCATGGGCGGCTCCGAGGACCTGCGCGTGCTGGGCGGTGGCACCCTCACCTTCTCCCCCGCGAACTGGAGCGTGCCGCAGGTCGTGGTGCTCGAGGCAGTGGAGGACGCGGACGTGGAGCCGGACGTCGCCACCTTCACCGTGGCCTCCGAGGGGCTGACGACCGAGTCGGTGGTGGCCACCACCATCGACAACAACTCGACCCGGCTGGTGCTGTCCACTCGCCGACTCGTCGTGCCCGAGGGCGGCACCGCCACCTTCGACGTGTCCCTGTCCCTGCGGCCCTCGTCGAACGTGACCGTCACCGTGGCGTCCACCCAGGGGGATCCGGACCTCACCGTGGCCTCCGCGTCCACGCTCAGCTTCACGACGTCCAACTGGAACACGCCGCAGACCGTCACACTCCAGGCGTCGCAGGACGCGGACAACGTGGATGGCACGGCCACCATCACGCTCGCCATTCCGGGCCTGGACGCGCGCACGCTGGAGGCCGTGGAGGCGGATGACGAACCGCTCCAGCCCACCATCTCCTCCACGCCTGTCACCACCGCCGGAGTGGGCATCGAGTATCGCTACGACGTGGAGGCGGTGGGCCGGCCGCAGCCCACGTATTCGCTGGAGGGCGCGGTGCCGCAGGGCATGAGCATCGACGCGACCACCGGCCTCATCACCTGGACGCCGTCGGCGGCGGGCACCGTGGACGTGCACGTGCGGGCGACCAATGGCGTGTCGCCGGACGCGGAGCAGTCCTTCACCATCACCGCGGAGGCGGAAATGGGCGAACCGGATGCCGGCACCGACGCGGGCACGGAGACCCCGGATGCCGGCACGGAGACCCCGGATGCCGGCACGGAGACCCCGGATGCCGGCACGGAGACCCCGGATGCCGGCACGGAGACCCCGGATGCCGGCACGGAGACCCCGGATGCCGGCACGGAGACCCCGGATGCCGGCACGGAGACCCCGGATGCCGGCACGGGGACCCTGGATGCCGGCACGGGGACCCCGGACGCGGGCACGAACAATCCCCTGCCCGAGGACGACTCCGGCTGCGGCTGCGGCGCGGCCCCGGTGGCGCCGCTCGCGTGGCTGGCGCTCGTCGCGCTGGCCACCCGTCGCAAGCGGTCGCGCGCGAGCTGA
- a CDS encoding prephenate dehydrogenase/arogenate dehydrogenase family protein → MSHVALVGYGRFGRALGTLLEAVGVEHRALDPVADIPEPLRAHSVHELLEGAELVVVAVPVPQMRDVLRSLRPHLKPEHLVLDVGSVKVKPVEALTEVLGEQVPWVGTHPLFGPLSLAMAERPMRVVLCPNPLHPEAAPRARRFYEGLGCEVIEQSPEGHDQVMARTHALTFFVAKGMVDSGAAADVPFAPASFKALSRTIETVRADAGHLFNAIQQENPFATQARGQLLAALQDIHRDLEAAPTVTQASEAAGVAVPGLEPEAPAPREPREHIDALDRELVELLARREELARRQRRAQEAGNEPARTETLLAVRRAWARELGVDAQEVEAVFRAVLGSGLR, encoded by the coding sequence ATGTCGCATGTCGCACTCGTGGGATACGGACGTTTTGGACGCGCGCTGGGAACGCTGCTGGAGGCGGTGGGCGTGGAGCACCGCGCCCTGGACCCGGTGGCGGACATCCCGGAGCCGCTCCGCGCGCACTCGGTACACGAGCTGCTGGAAGGGGCGGAGCTGGTGGTGGTGGCGGTGCCGGTGCCCCAGATGCGGGACGTGCTGCGCTCCCTGCGGCCCCACCTGAAGCCGGAGCACCTGGTGCTGGACGTGGGCAGCGTGAAGGTGAAGCCCGTGGAGGCGCTGACAGAGGTGCTGGGCGAACAGGTGCCCTGGGTAGGCACGCATCCCCTCTTTGGCCCCTTGAGCCTGGCCATGGCCGAGCGACCCATGCGCGTCGTGCTCTGCCCCAACCCACTGCATCCGGAAGCAGCCCCGCGCGCCCGGCGCTTCTACGAGGGGCTGGGCTGCGAGGTGATTGAGCAGTCGCCAGAGGGCCATGACCAGGTGATGGCGCGCACGCATGCGCTCACCTTCTTCGTGGCCAAGGGGATGGTGGACTCCGGCGCGGCGGCGGACGTGCCCTTCGCGCCGGCCAGCTTCAAGGCGCTGTCGCGCACCATCGAGACCGTACGCGCGGACGCGGGCCATCTCTTCAACGCCATCCAGCAGGAGAACCCCTTCGCCACGCAGGCGCGAGGCCAACTGCTCGCGGCGCTCCAGGACATCCACCGCGACCTGGAGGCGGCCCCCACGGTGACGCAGGCATCCGAGGCGGCGGGCGTCGCCGTGCCCGGCCTGGAACCCGAGGCGCCTGCGCCCCGCGAGCCGCGTGAGCACATCGATGCGCTCGACCGCGAACTGGTGGAACTGCTCGCCCGCCGCGAGGAACTGGCCCGCCGTCAGCGCCGTGCCCAGGAGGCCGGGAACGAGCCCGCTCGCACGGAGACGCTGCTCGCCGTGCGCCGGGCGTGGGCCCGGGAGCTGGGCGTGGACGCGCAGGAGGTGGAGGCCGTCTTCCGCGCCGTACTGGGTAGCGGCCTGCGATGA
- a CDS encoding alpha/beta hydrolase family protein produces MGITLDRRSLIQASLGLTGGLALLRGAPAAAAGQPSTTSSSPSSSDEPRPWWELGLMADPIMESQLLHFLAGTYSAQSDISEVLDTASRIVAGDDWSWPNEWVSTADRIRAMGDVSLSRRHSISAGNAYLRAANYYRAALIHHPEPTHPSVVATGRKAVDAYNKALHLLKIPGTPVRIPYEGTTLPGYFFRAPSARSIAPLLIFQQGRDAWPEESKYVIDAALARGYHCLIVHAPGQGMAIREQGLPFRHDWEQVIRPVVDFALCIAGVDSRRIALLGWSMGGALVPRAAAFERRIKILIPNPGVLNWGQSSFEQFNMYFPELMQLLDSNPQAFDAAMAQLMEQVFLYRWYMKDSMTKHGVSTPSALLFELRRFNNEPIVHRIRCRTLVMDGTAEAFSQGQARLLFDALECPKDYMLFTTQDTGLLHCQEGAQAVANHRMFDWLDEYL; encoded by the coding sequence ATGGGCATCACACTGGACCGTCGCTCCCTCATCCAAGCCAGCCTGGGGCTGACCGGGGGGCTCGCGCTCCTCCGGGGCGCTCCCGCGGCGGCGGCCGGACAGCCGTCCACGACCTCGTCGTCCCCCTCGTCTTCCGACGAGCCCCGGCCCTGGTGGGAGCTGGGCCTGATGGCGGACCCCATCATGGAGAGCCAACTCCTGCACTTCCTGGCCGGGACCTACAGCGCGCAGTCGGACATCAGCGAGGTGCTGGACACCGCGTCCCGCATCGTCGCGGGGGATGACTGGAGCTGGCCCAACGAGTGGGTCAGCACCGCCGACCGCATCCGTGCCATGGGCGACGTGAGCCTGTCCCGCCGCCACTCCATCAGCGCGGGCAATGCCTACCTGCGCGCCGCCAACTACTACCGCGCCGCGCTCATCCACCACCCCGAGCCCACCCACCCAAGCGTGGTCGCCACCGGGCGCAAGGCGGTGGACGCCTACAACAAGGCGCTCCACCTGTTGAAGATACCGGGCACGCCCGTGCGCATCCCGTACGAGGGCACCACTCTGCCCGGCTACTTCTTCCGCGCCCCGAGCGCCCGGAGCATCGCGCCGCTGCTCATCTTCCAGCAGGGCCGCGACGCGTGGCCGGAGGAGTCCAAGTACGTCATCGACGCGGCGCTCGCGCGGGGCTACCACTGCCTCATCGTGCACGCGCCCGGCCAGGGCATGGCCATCCGCGAGCAGGGGCTGCCCTTCCGTCACGATTGGGAGCAGGTCATCCGCCCGGTGGTGGACTTCGCCCTGTGCATCGCGGGCGTGGACTCGCGGCGCATCGCGCTGCTGGGGTGGAGCATGGGCGGTGCGCTGGTGCCGCGCGCCGCCGCGTTCGAGCGGCGCATCAAGATCCTCATCCCCAATCCCGGCGTCCTCAACTGGGGTCAGTCCTCCTTCGAGCAGTTCAACATGTACTTCCCGGAGCTGATGCAGCTGCTGGACAGCAACCCCCAGGCCTTCGACGCGGCCATGGCCCAGCTGATGGAGCAGGTGTTCCTGTATCGCTGGTACATGAAGGACTCGATGACCAAGCACGGCGTCAGCACGCCGTCGGCCCTGCTCTTCGAGCTGCGCCGGTTCAACAACGAGCCCATCGTCCACCGCATCCGCTGCCGCACGCTGGTGATGGATGGCACCGCGGAGGCGTTCTCCCAGGGCCAGGCCCGGCTGCTCTTCGACGCGCTGGAGTGCCCGAAGGACTACATGCTCTTCACCACCCAGGACACGGGGCTCCTGCACTGCCAGGAGGGCGCGCAGGCCGTGGCCAACCACCGGATGTTCGACTGGCTGGACGAGTACCTCTGA
- a CDS encoding citrate/2-methylcitrate synthase, translating to MSASEAAALLGVKLATLYTYVSRGLVRCVPVQGTKENRYARADLERLKVRHDARAGHAAVAAGALRWGEPVIDSAVSRVEAKGLAYRGSHSAVELATKGRSFEDVAELLWSGALPKHRDTTWRAPRAPFPPSALAALLPQGTPPAKVLATLVSLLGARDAVRFAAPPDQELVRARSLLRHLAAWVCAARAPERVAPALREQTVAGSLAHAWDARSAHAAASLNQALVLCADHELNVSTFAARVTASSGADLYSCVGAAMAALSGAKHGGACDRVEALLTEVGRPERAKEVVDTYVLRGESVPGFGHRLYPQGDPRTPPLILAARELRPDARAVRVGSALVDVMRDAGHPAPSMEVGLVMLAEALGLPKGAAATVFAVGRSAGWVAHVLEQREQGHLLRPRARYVGPSSPGTD from the coding sequence GTGTCGGCGAGCGAGGCCGCGGCGCTGCTCGGCGTGAAGCTCGCGACGCTCTACACCTACGTGAGCCGGGGACTGGTGCGGTGCGTGCCGGTGCAGGGAACGAAGGAGAACCGCTACGCACGCGCGGACCTGGAGCGGCTGAAGGTCCGCCACGACGCGAGGGCGGGACACGCGGCGGTGGCGGCGGGAGCGCTGCGCTGGGGCGAGCCCGTCATCGACTCCGCGGTCTCGCGCGTGGAGGCCAAAGGCCTGGCGTACCGGGGAAGCCACTCCGCGGTGGAGCTGGCCACGAAAGGGCGCTCCTTCGAGGACGTAGCGGAGCTGCTCTGGTCCGGCGCGCTACCGAAACACCGGGACACGACGTGGCGCGCGCCGCGAGCGCCCTTCCCGCCTTCCGCGCTGGCGGCGCTCCTGCCCCAGGGCACTCCTCCCGCGAAGGTGCTGGCGACGCTGGTGTCCCTGCTGGGCGCACGGGACGCGGTGCGCTTCGCGGCGCCACCGGACCAGGAGCTCGTGCGGGCCCGGAGCCTGCTGCGTCACCTGGCGGCGTGGGTGTGCGCGGCCCGGGCGCCGGAGCGCGTGGCTCCCGCCTTGAGGGAACAAACGGTGGCGGGCTCGCTGGCGCACGCGTGGGACGCCCGCTCAGCGCACGCTGCGGCGTCGTTGAACCAGGCGCTGGTGCTCTGCGCGGACCATGAGCTGAACGTGTCGACGTTCGCCGCCCGGGTGACGGCATCCTCTGGCGCGGACCTGTACTCCTGCGTGGGCGCGGCGATGGCGGCGCTCTCCGGAGCGAAGCACGGGGGCGCGTGCGACCGCGTGGAGGCGCTCCTCACGGAGGTGGGCCGTCCGGAGCGGGCGAAGGAGGTGGTGGACACGTACGTCCTCCGGGGCGAATCGGTGCCGGGCTTCGGCCACCGGCTGTATCCCCAGGGAGACCCGCGCACGCCCCCGCTCATCCTGGCCGCGCGGGAGCTGCGCCCGGATGCGAGGGCGGTACGCGTGGGCTCCGCGCTGGTGGACGTGATGCGCGACGCGGGGCATCCCGCGCCTTCGATGGAGGTGGGGCTGGTGATGCTGGCAGAGGCGCTGGGGCTGCCGAAGGGCGCGGCGGCGACGGTGTTCGCGGTGGGGCGCTCGGCGGGCTGGGTGGCGCACGTGCTGGAACAGCGGGAGCAGGGCCACCTGCTGCGCCCCAGGGCTCGCTACGTCGGCCCCTCTTCACCAGGGACAGATTGA
- a CDS encoding class I SAM-dependent methyltransferase, translated as MQVDFGRTSEDYARHRAGFPEAFFEKLIREGVFHPGQRVLDLGAGTGTLARGLAKRGGDVTALDLSEPMLDSARRLASEEGLSIDFRVAPAERTGLTPESFGLVTAGTCWHWFDRAAAAREAFRVLAPGGRMVIAHFDWLPLPGNIVQVVHTLIDTFNPSQVAPYVEFGHDAGIYPRWFQDVATAGFTGLESFSFDTVVHYSLEAWMGRVRASAKVGPVLSEDEAARFDVAHAKLLAERFPQTPFAVPHRVFALVATR; from the coding sequence ATGCAGGTGGACTTTGGCCGCACGTCGGAGGACTACGCCCGGCACCGCGCCGGCTTTCCGGAGGCCTTCTTCGAGAAACTCATCCGTGAGGGCGTCTTTCATCCGGGACAGCGCGTGCTCGACCTGGGCGCGGGCACGGGCACGCTCGCACGGGGGCTGGCGAAGCGCGGGGGCGACGTCACGGCGCTGGACCTCTCAGAGCCCATGCTGGATTCGGCGCGTCGGCTCGCGAGCGAAGAGGGGCTGTCCATCGACTTCCGCGTGGCTCCGGCGGAGCGGACTGGCTTGACGCCGGAGTCCTTCGGGCTCGTCACCGCCGGCACGTGCTGGCATTGGTTCGACCGCGCCGCCGCGGCCCGCGAGGCCTTCCGGGTGCTGGCGCCGGGAGGCCGGATGGTCATCGCGCACTTCGACTGGCTGCCTCTGCCGGGAAATATCGTGCAGGTCGTCCACACCCTCATCGACACCTTCAATCCCTCGCAGGTCGCGCCCTACGTCGAGTTCGGACACGACGCCGGCATCTACCCGCGCTGGTTCCAGGACGTCGCCACCGCGGGCTTCACCGGTCTGGAGTCCTTCTCCTTCGACACCGTCGTCCACTACTCCCTTGAAGCGTGGATGGGACGGGTGCGCGCCAGCGCCAAGGTGGGCCCGGTGCTCTCCGAGGACGAGGCCGCCCGGTTCGATGTCGCGCACGCGAAGCTCCTCGCGGAGCGGTTCCCCCAGACGCCGTTCGCCGTGCCCCACCGCGTGTTCGCGCTGGTTGCGACGCGGTGA
- the fusA gene encoding elongation factor G produces MSRTTRIDRYRNIGIMAHIDAGKTTLTERVLFFTGRIHSTGEVHTGSTEMDWMEQEKKRGITITSAATTAFWQPRHGREAGVPHRINILDTPGHVDFTIEVERSLRVLDGAVAVFDASQGVEPQSETVWRQADRYGVPRIAFINKMDKVGADFALSVQSMVDRLGVRPVAVQWPVGDGADFQGLVDLVRMRLVRFQGDDGGFDDDAPVPPELVEAVLPYRMRLIEVCADLDAGVMEKFVDGRVEDITAEELERALRSGTLARTLVPVLCGSAFKKKGVQMLLDAVVSYLPSPADVAAVDGFAPVTGERVSRPVSDSGPPTALAFKLMSDKAVGGIVFLRVYSGTLRAGTVLLNPVTGRKERVGRLMFMHANRREEVAEVHAGDLCAALGLKGVRTGDTLCDPEAPVVLEALNVMEPVVQLAVEARSPAELPKLEEGLQRLAAEDPSLRLGVDPESGQVLLSGMGELHLEVVVDRLRTEFGVEARVGQPKVAYRDTLRSAVRQEYRHVRQSGGPGQYARVVLDVGPAPRGAGLVFVDATKGGSIPRELVPAIEKGVAGAMAKGMREGVPLVDVEVRLVDGDTHVKDSTPQAFMVAGSLALQEAARRVGVQGLEPVMEVEVVTPEEFLGDVLGDLASRRGRVLGMEAKGTARCVSARVPMARLFGYVTALRGRTQGRAQASMRLGTYEPVPESAAGLAAEARA; encoded by the coding sequence ATGTCTCGCACCACGCGCATCGATCGGTATCGCAACATCGGCATCATGGCCCACATCGACGCGGGCAAGACGACGCTCACCGAGCGCGTCCTCTTCTTCACCGGCCGCATCCACTCCACGGGAGAGGTGCACACGGGCTCCACGGAGATGGACTGGATGGAGCAGGAGAAGAAGCGCGGCATCACCATCACCTCCGCGGCGACGACGGCCTTCTGGCAGCCCCGGCACGGGCGGGAGGCGGGCGTGCCCCACCGCATCAACATCCTGGACACGCCGGGCCACGTGGACTTCACCATCGAGGTGGAGCGCTCGCTGCGCGTGCTGGACGGCGCGGTGGCGGTGTTCGACGCCAGCCAGGGCGTGGAGCCGCAGTCGGAGACGGTGTGGCGTCAGGCGGACCGCTACGGCGTGCCGCGCATCGCGTTCATCAACAAGATGGACAAGGTGGGCGCGGACTTCGCCCTGAGCGTGCAGTCCATGGTGGACCGGCTGGGCGTGCGCCCGGTGGCCGTGCAGTGGCCCGTGGGCGACGGCGCGGACTTCCAGGGACTCGTGGACCTGGTGCGCATGCGGTTGGTGCGCTTCCAGGGCGACGACGGCGGCTTTGACGACGACGCGCCTGTGCCTCCAGAGCTGGTGGAGGCGGTGCTGCCGTACCGCATGCGCCTCATTGAAGTGTGCGCGGACCTGGACGCGGGCGTGATGGAGAAGTTCGTGGACGGGCGGGTGGAGGACATCACCGCGGAGGAACTGGAGCGCGCGCTGCGCTCGGGCACCCTCGCGCGGACGCTGGTGCCGGTGCTGTGCGGGTCGGCCTTCAAGAAGAAGGGAGTGCAGATGCTCTTGGATGCGGTCGTCAGCTATCTGCCGTCACCCGCGGACGTGGCCGCCGTGGACGGCTTTGCGCCCGTCACCGGCGAGCGCGTCAGCCGTCCCGTGTCGGACTCGGGTCCGCCCACCGCGCTGGCGTTCAAGTTGATGAGCGACAAGGCCGTGGGAGGCATCGTGTTCCTGCGGGTGTACTCGGGCACGCTGCGCGCGGGCACCGTGCTGCTCAACCCCGTCACCGGACGGAAGGAGCGGGTGGGGCGCCTGATGTTCATGCACGCCAACCGCCGCGAGGAGGTGGCGGAGGTGCACGCGGGCGACCTGTGCGCGGCGCTGGGGCTCAAGGGCGTACGCACGGGCGACACGCTGTGCGACCCGGAGGCACCGGTGGTGCTGGAGGCGTTGAACGTGATGGAGCCCGTGGTGCAGCTCGCCGTGGAGGCGCGCTCTCCCGCGGAGCTGCCGAAGTTGGAAGAGGGCCTGCAACGGCTGGCGGCGGAGGACCCGTCGCTGCGCCTGGGCGTGGATCCGGAGAGCGGCCAGGTGCTGCTGTCCGGCATGGGTGAGCTGCACCTGGAGGTGGTCGTGGACCGGTTGAGGACGGAGTTCGGCGTGGAGGCGCGCGTGGGACAGCCGAAGGTGGCGTACCGCGACACGCTCCGGAGCGCGGTGCGCCAGGAGTACCGCCACGTCCGCCAGTCCGGCGGGCCCGGACAGTACGCACGCGTGGTGCTGGACGTGGGGCCGGCGCCGCGAGGGGCGGGGCTCGTCTTCGTGGACGCCACGAAGGGTGGCTCCATCCCCCGCGAGCTGGTGCCCGCCATTGAAAAGGGCGTGGCTGGCGCCATGGCGAAGGGCATGCGGGAGGGCGTGCCGCTGGTGGACGTGGAGGTACGGCTGGTGGATGGGGACACGCACGTGAAGGACTCCACGCCGCAGGCCTTCATGGTGGCGGGCTCGCTGGCGCTCCAGGAGGCCGCACGGCGCGTGGGCGTGCAGGGGCTGGAGCCGGTGATGGAGGTGGAGGTGGTGACGCCGGAGGAGTTCCTGGGCGACGTGCTGGGCGACCTGGCGTCGCGGCGGGGACGGGTGTTGGGGATGGAGGCGAAGGGGACGGCGCGGTGCGTGTCCGCGCGCGTGCCCATGGCGCGCCTGTTCGGCTACGTGACGGCGCTGCGTGGCCGCACGCAGGGGCGGGCCCAGGCGAGCATGCGCCTGGGGACGTACGAGCCGGTGCCGGAGTCGGCCGCTGGCCTGGCAGCCGAGGCGCGGGCGTGA